ACGTCTCCAGGGGGTATTACTAGATGATAGGAGCACTACAGTGGTTTATAATTACAAAAGAGGTGAACCTCGTGGTAAAATTCAAAAGAACAAGGTCATAACGAATCTTATGGGCGACTGTATAGACTGTAATTTATGCGTGCAGGTGTGTCCAACGGGTATTGATATCAGAAAGGGTATCCAAATGGAATGTGTGAACTGTACAGCCTGTATCGATGTGTGCGATGGCGTAATGGCGAAGTTAAACCGGCCTAAACGCCTCATCGGCTTTTATTCAACAAAAAGCATTGAAAATCCTTTATCACCAAAAAGCAACACGAGGACCATTGCGTACAGTTCGGTGCTGGCCTTGCTCATGATCATCTTTGGCTGGCTGATTTTTAATAGAAGCATCATCGATGGAACCTTACTGCGTACAAAAGGAACCAGTTATATATTTAGGGACGACGGAACTGTAGCAAACCTCTATAGCCTGGATATCACAAATAAAGGTACTTTCACTTTACCTTTTACGATAGAAAATGCGGATGATTCGTTTGATATTCAGGTAATAGCTAATAAAGAGACTTTAAAAAAAGGCGAGTCCTTACAGTTGTCCTTCTTTCTCATCATCCCAAGGAACGAGGTGAAAACTTATAAAACCAGCGTAGATATCAATATATTATCGGCTGGTAAAATCGTAAAGAAAATGAGTACTACTTTTATCGCTCCTCCCAATGGCGGGAAAACGCAAGAATGAAACGAATATTATTCAAAGATATAAGCATAGCAAAGAGATGAATTGGGGATTAAAAATTGTAATCGGCATGGCTATGGCCATGACATCCATTGTAGCGACCGGTATTTACATGGTCAGTAAAGATACCGACACATTGGAGGAGGGCGACTATTATGAAAAAGGCCTGAGCTATGATGATGAGTACGCAAAAAAAGAAAACGTACTTGTCCATCACGCAAGACCGGCCATCAAACTGCTGAACGACAGCCTGATCATAAACTTTCAGCATGAAAAGAACCGGGGCATGATCAGCTTTCGTAGACCTTCAGATCGCGCCATGGACAGAAACGTCGTTTTTACCACTACAGCACCTTTATATAAAATACCCATCAATGAACTAAGAAAGGGTGTTTGGCATCTTCGTTTAGAGTGGGAAAGCGCTGGTATTACTTACCTGGAAAATGAAGAGCTTTATATTCCTTAAGATTCGAAGAAATGAACGGTACTCTGATTTTGGCTTTTTTTATTGGTTTGCTTGGCAGTATCCACTGCGTAGGTATGTGTGGCCCTTTGATGTTTTCGATGCCTAGTCCTTCCGGTTCTTCCCTTAAAGGGCTAAAGCGCCTGTTGCTCTATCAGTTTGGGCGCTTATTGACATATGGTTTACTAGGCTTGGTATTGGGCGCCATAGGTGCAGGTAGCTACGTTCATGGTTGGCAACAATACCTCAGTATGTTTACTGGCATATTCCTAATAGGTATGGCTGTTTATCATATTTTCGGACGATATGTTTCCTTCATTGCTCGCCGTCAACAACAACTATTCTTACCATTGCTCCAAAAGATGAGCTATTGGATACAGCAGCCCGGCGGACACTTCATGGTTGGTCTACTCAATGGTTTATTACCTTGTGGAATGGTTTATATGGCCTTGGCTACTGCATTGAACACCAGCACACCAGCAGATGGGTTTCTGTTTATGTTGATGTTTGGCGCCGGGACGTTACCACTACTTTTAACAGCCGGGTTTATCGGTAACTTCTTCAAAGGTTTTATGAAGTTTAACCGTTCTAGATGGCTACAGTTACTGTTTTTTGTACTTGGTATATGGTTTATATTACGTGGCGCGGATCTGGGCATTCCCTATTTAAGTCCTTTATCGGCACCACAACGTGGAGATATACTATGCAGGTAATCAACCGCCAAGTAAACGTTGTAACCAATTCGTTTTCCATCCCACGTACCATTTCCCGTCCCGCTTTTCTATCGGGTAGGTATTGATATAATTACCTTGGCCCTTATCACCGCGCCCAGTTTCCAAATCGAAAGCATGCCGGTGATAAGGACAAACAATACGTCCTTCCTCGCACCATCCGTTCGAAAGATCAGCTCCTGCATGCGGACAACGCCACGACGTCGCAAAATATTTGTTTTCATGGTTAATGAGGCAAATATGCTTACCAGCGCGTTTAATCTTACGTATGGTGTTTACGCTGGGCAAATCTTCATCAATATTGTACCATTTAGTCATTTTTGGTGGATACTTTTATTCTTCAATAAACGTAATAAAACAATTTCAACAAGCTTAAACATCAATTGTTCGTAACCTTAACGAAAATGAAACTTCTTTGCTTATAGCCTGTTCATACAAATATGATATTAATAAGTAAGATATGAAAGTAGATACTGGATTACCGAGTAGGATAAAAGAAACCTTGGTTCGTTTTGCGTAACTTAACAAATTCCTATCTTAAGCTTGATTGTATATAAGCGGTTCTTTACCTAATTTTGCACTATGCAAAACGCAGCATCAAAATATAGTGCCTTAATCAAAGATGAAGCAAAACGTCTTGGCTTTTCTTTTTGCGGTATTTCTGAGGCAGCTTTTTTGGAGGAAGAAGCGCCGCGCCTGGAAAAATGGTTAAAAGGACAGATGCATGGTGAAATGCAATATATGGAGAACCATTTTGACAAACGTTTAGATCCGAGATTATTAGTTGACGACGCTAAATCTATCATTTCTTTAGGTTACAACTACTATACAGCTAATTTACAGACTGATAAAAATGCACCTAAAATATCCAAATATGCCTACGGTATGGATTACCATACCGTTATCAAAGATAGACTGCGGCAGTTACTTGGCTATATGCAGACCGAGATTGGCGAAATCGGCGGAAGGGCCTTTGTAGATTCTGCGCCCGTGCTTGATCGTGCATGGGCAAAGAAATCTGGACTTGGCTGGGTTGGAAAAAACAGCAACTTAATAAACAAACAGCAAGGCTCTTATTTTTTCTTATGTGAACTTATTGTTGACATTAAATTAGCATGTGATATACCAGCTACCAAAGATTATTGCGGCACCTGTACCAAATGTATCGACGCCTGCCCTACAGAAGCAATTGTTTCTCCTCAAGTAGTTGATGGGAGCAAATGCATTTCCTATTTGACCATCGAGTTAAAAAACGAAATACCTTCGGATTTTTCCGGTAAGATGGACAATTGGATGTTCGGATGTGATGTTTGCCAGGACGTTTGTCCATGGAACCGTTTCTCTTCAGAACATCAGGAGCAAGCCTTTCAACCACACGGGGATTTGTTGGATATGACACAAAAGGATTGGGAGGAAATAACGGAGGAAACCTTTAAGCGCGTATTCAAAAAATCCGCAGTAAA
This Olivibacter sp. SDN3 DNA region includes the following protein-coding sequences:
- the ccoG gene encoding cytochrome c oxidase accessory protein CcoG, giving the protein MSKHYETMNPEIEIKAKRTNGRQWIYVKKVTGRLFRYRQYVGYFLLGILFAGPLLKINGEPLLMFNIIERKFSVFGSVFYPQDLHIFVLGMLIAMVCIVLFTVVYGRVWCGWACPQTIFMELVFRRIEYWIEGDAAQQRKLDQAPVTRGKVLKKLIKHGLFFLLSFLIANLFLSYIIGADALFKIVTDPIKEHVGGFVAITLFTLVFYAVFAYMREIVCTTICPYGRLQGVLLDDRSTTVVYNYKRGEPRGKIQKNKVITNLMGDCIDCNLCVQVCPTGIDIRKGIQMECVNCTACIDVCDGVMAKLNRPKRLIGFYSTKSIENPLSPKSNTRTIAYSSVLALLMIIFGWLIFNRSIIDGTLLRTKGTSYIFRDDGTVANLYSLDITNKGTFTLPFTIENADDSFDIQVIANKETLKKGESLQLSFFLIIPRNEVKTYKTSVDINILSAGKIVKKMSTTFIAPPNGGKTQE
- a CDS encoding FixH family protein, which encodes MAGKRKNETNIIQRYKHSKEMNWGLKIVIGMAMAMTSIVATGIYMVSKDTDTLEEGDYYEKGLSYDDEYAKKENVLVHHARPAIKLLNDSLIINFQHEKNRGMISFRRPSDRAMDRNVVFTTTAPLYKIPINELRKGVWHLRLEWESAGITYLENEELYIP
- a CDS encoding sulfite exporter TauE/SafE family protein — its product is MNGTLILAFFIGLLGSIHCVGMCGPLMFSMPSPSGSSLKGLKRLLLYQFGRLLTYGLLGLVLGAIGAGSYVHGWQQYLSMFTGIFLIGMAVYHIFGRYVSFIARRQQQLFLPLLQKMSYWIQQPGGHFMVGLLNGLLPCGMVYMALATALNTSTPADGFLFMLMFGAGTLPLLLTAGFIGNFFKGFMKFNRSRWLQLLFFVLGIWFILRGADLGIPYLSPLSAPQRGDILCR
- a CDS encoding Rieske 2Fe-2S domain-containing protein translates to MTKWYNIDEDLPSVNTIRKIKRAGKHICLINHENKYFATSWRCPHAGADLSNGWCEEGRIVCPYHRHAFDLETGRGDKGQGNYINTYPIEKRDGKWYVGWKTNWLQRLLGG
- the queG gene encoding tRNA epoxyqueuosine(34) reductase QueG, encoding MQNAASKYSALIKDEAKRLGFSFCGISEAAFLEEEAPRLEKWLKGQMHGEMQYMENHFDKRLDPRLLVDDAKSIISLGYNYYTANLQTDKNAPKISKYAYGMDYHTVIKDRLRQLLGYMQTEIGEIGGRAFVDSAPVLDRAWAKKSGLGWVGKNSNLINKQQGSYFFLCELIVDIKLACDIPATKDYCGTCTKCIDACPTEAIVSPQVVDGSKCISYLTIELKNEIPSDFSGKMDNWMFGCDVCQDVCPWNRFSSEHQEQAFQPHGDLLDMTQKDWEEITEETFKRVFKKSAVKRTKYAGIKRNIDFLKR